One window of Methanobacterium alkalithermotolerans genomic DNA carries:
- a CDS encoding glycosyltransferase has translation MNKKILYIHQGSHPVHGAFASVITSNYVNAGNTYFQMFLRLFNSIKDINYDIAFLEGGMCLPYAYIKKLFNPRMKIILLNADNFFYILPRSNWIKFNIMIFFLSYVDNIIAISAMNKIEASKYFAGDIKVVNSFGVNNYFHNNPHLNSNKLLFIGSHRLDKRYDLLIKAVELLNNEKFKFELYLVGSCCDNIDVDFPWLHKEGFQKNIKYYFEKCSMYIHPSDFDPCPVTIFEAMSAGILTLITKCTGQSDIFSKNNLGCLILEDNDPEIIAEKINEIYQKPFSWKKKISRQCVNTSKKYSQKNQTEKFSAIFKKICQDYSD, from the coding sequence ATATTATATATTCACCAGGGATCTCATCCGGTTCATGGGGCATTTGCATCTGTTATAACATCTAATTATGTTAATGCAGGTAATACTTATTTTCAAATGTTTTTAAGATTATTTAATTCAATTAAAGATATTAATTATGATATAGCTTTTTTAGAAGGTGGAATGTGTTTGCCCTATGCTTACATTAAAAAGCTTTTTAATCCGCGTATGAAGATAATTCTTTTAAATGCAGACAATTTTTTTTATATTCTACCACGTTCTAATTGGATAAAATTCAATATAATGATATTTTTCTTGTCTTATGTTGATAATATAATTGCTATTTCGGCCATGAATAAAATTGAAGCATCAAAATACTTTGCAGGAGATATTAAAGTAGTAAATTCATTTGGAGTTAATAACTATTTCCATAACAATCCCCATCTTAATTCTAATAAGTTACTATTTATTGGTAGCCATAGATTAGATAAAAGATATGATTTACTCATTAAAGCTGTAGAATTACTAAATAATGAAAAATTTAAATTTGAATTGTATTTAGTTGGTTCCTGTTGTGATAATATTGATGTTGATTTTCCTTGGCTGCATAAGGAGGGTTTTCAAAAAAATATTAAATATTATTTTGAAAAATGTTCGATGTATATACATCCTTCTGATTTTGATCCGTGTCCTGTAACAATATTTGAGGCAATGTCTGCAGGTATTTTAACATTAATCACTAAATGTACAGGACAATCCGATATTTTTAGTAAAAATAATCTGGGATGCTTAATTTTAGAAGATAATGACCCGGAAATAATAGCTGAAAAAATTAACGAAATTTACCAAAAACCATTTTCATGGAAAAAAAAAATTTCCCGGCAATGTGTTAATACCAGTAAAAAATACTCCCAAAAAAATCAAACTGAAAAATTTTCAGCAATTTTTAAAAAAATATGTCAGGATTATTCAGATTAA
- the glmS gene encoding glutamine--fructose-6-phosphate transaminase (isomerizing), translated as MCGIVGCILKKEKAAPILLECVKKLEYRGYDSVGIATLTSEIHIKKDSGKISEVDKKVRLSDLPGNMGIAHVRWATHGIPTKANSHPHTDCNGTVSVVHNGIIENFKELKSDLISQGHVFKSETDTEILPHLIEKYMKSGSNLEDSVRAALKYVHGSYAIAVMSSLEPGKIIGVRKESPLIVGKGDGEYFLASDVPAILKHTKNIIYLEDDEMVILEKKGITIKNKLGEIIKKEVHIIDWTPDMAEKGGYDHFMIKEIHEQPEAIKNTLMELTDIEKIVNKMGNVKRICFVACGTSYHASLIGKYLFESLGGIPTDVILASEFKYSAGSLDKDTLVILISQSGETADTLKALRTAKNTSKTLAIVNVLGSTATREADYIIYTRAGPEIGVAATKTYISQLTCIYMLAGLLCKHGDLVDKLHEIPQIIQNMLDNEDYIKAIAQKYRDAQDFFFIGRGFSYPTALEGALKLKEITYIHGEGYAAGELKHGPLALIDDEVPVVAVTPPGESHDKTVSNVEEVRARGAHVIAVGAESDENLQSEAEDVIGVDDSIDEIMSPIPYVVPLQLLSYYMSVARGIDPDKPKNLAKCVTVE; from the coding sequence ATGTGTGGAATAGTTGGATGTATCTTAAAAAAAGAAAAGGCAGCTCCTATATTATTAGAATGTGTTAAAAAACTTGAATATAGGGGTTATGATTCTGTGGGCATTGCTACGCTCACTTCAGAGATTCACATCAAAAAGGACAGCGGAAAAATTAGTGAAGTTGATAAAAAAGTAAGGCTTTCTGATTTGCCAGGAAATATGGGTATTGCCCATGTAAGGTGGGCCACTCATGGAATACCCACTAAAGCCAATTCTCATCCCCATACCGACTGTAATGGTACGGTTTCTGTAGTTCACAACGGTATTATAGAAAATTTCAAGGAACTTAAATCAGATTTAATTTCCCAGGGACATGTATTCAAATCTGAAACAGACACAGAAATCTTACCGCATCTCATAGAAAAGTACATGAAATCCGGCAGCAATTTAGAGGATTCTGTAAGGGCTGCTTTAAAATATGTTCATGGATCATATGCTATTGCAGTAATGTCAAGTTTAGAACCTGGAAAAATTATTGGGGTTAGAAAAGAAAGTCCCTTAATTGTAGGAAAAGGAGACGGAGAGTATTTCCTTGCTTCAGACGTACCTGCTATCCTAAAGCATACCAAAAACATCATATACCTGGAAGACGATGAGATGGTAATCCTGGAGAAAAAGGGAATCACTATTAAGAATAAATTAGGGGAAATAATTAAAAAAGAGGTTCACATAATTGATTGGACTCCTGATATGGCAGAAAAAGGAGGTTACGATCATTTCATGATTAAAGAAATACATGAACAACCAGAAGCTATTAAAAACACCCTTATGGAATTAACAGATATAGAAAAAATAGTTAATAAAATGGGAAATGTTAAAAGGATTTGTTTTGTAGCCTGCGGGACATCCTATCATGCTTCTTTAATTGGCAAATACCTGTTTGAAAGTCTGGGAGGAATACCCACCGATGTTATACTGGCCTCTGAATTTAAATATTCTGCAGGGTCTCTGGATAAAGATACTCTGGTTATATTAATCAGCCAATCAGGGGAAACAGCAGATACTCTTAAAGCACTTAGAACGGCTAAAAATACCTCAAAAACATTGGCTATCGTAAATGTTCTGGGAAGTACCGCTACCCGGGAAGCAGATTACATAATTTACACCCGGGCAGGCCCAGAAATTGGAGTGGCGGCCACCAAGACTTATATCAGTCAGCTAACCTGCATATATATGCTGGCAGGATTATTATGTAAGCATGGTGATCTGGTTGATAAACTACACGAAATACCCCAGATAATACAGAACATGCTGGATAATGAAGATTACATTAAAGCTATAGCTCAAAAATACCGGGATGCCCAGGACTTTTTCTTTATTGGAAGAGGATTTTCCTACCCTACTGCCCTGGAAGGTGCCCTGAAACTAAAAGAAATAACCTATATCCATGGGGAGGGCTATGCAGCTGGAGAATTAAAACACGGCCCCCTGGCTTTAATTGATGACGAAGTACCTGTGGTTGCAGTTACTCCACCAGGAGAAAGCCATGATAAGACCGTTAGTAATGTAGAAGAAGTAAGAGCCCGAGGAGCCCATGTAATTGCCGTGGGGGCAGAAAGTGATGAAAATCTCCAGTCAGAAGCAGAAGATGTGATTGGAGTGGATGATTCTATTGATGAAATTATGTCCCCCATCCCTTATGTGGTGCCCTTACAGCTACTTTCTTATTATATGAGTGTGGCCCGGGGTATTGATCCAGATAAACCTAAGAATCTGGCAAAGTGTGTTACAGTGGAGTAA
- the purS gene encoding phosphoribosylformylglycinamidine synthase subunit PurS — protein sequence MKYNVEVKISLKKGMLNPEASTIQRALALLGYNVHETDTIDIVKFSMDEDSEELVKNEVEDMCQRLLCNPVIHDYMIDINPQED from the coding sequence ATGAAATACAATGTAGAAGTAAAGATTAGCCTAAAAAAAGGGATGTTAAATCCTGAAGCATCAACCATCCAAAGAGCACTTGCCCTTTTGGGTTATAATGTCCATGAAACAGATACTATTGATATTGTAAAGTTTTCTATGGATGAGGATAGTGAAGAACTGGTAAAAAATGAAGTAGAAGACATGTGCCAGAGACTCCTGTGCAATCCGGTGATTCATGATTATATGATAGATATTAATCCTCAAGAGGATTAA
- the purQ gene encoding phosphoribosylformylglycinamidine synthase subunit PurQ: MKVGVIRFPGSNCDRDVYHALKLAGGEPEYVWWKENDLLHMDAVVIPGGFSYGDYLRAGAIAAITPVIEGIKKLVAEEKPVLGICNGAQILSEVGLVPGVFTVNENPKFNCQWTQLKVKTNRTPFTRSFKKDQLIKMPVAHAEGRYYNPDLDLLQDQDQIVLKFQGENPNGSLEGITGVCDESGLVCAVMPHPERASESILGSSDGLNFFKGMINY, translated from the coding sequence ATGAAAGTTGGAGTAATAAGGTTTCCTGGTTCTAACTGTGATCGGGATGTTTATCATGCCCTGAAACTGGCTGGAGGAGAACCCGAATATGTCTGGTGGAAGGAAAATGATCTTTTGCATATGGACGCAGTGGTTATTCCAGGTGGATTTTCTTATGGTGACTATTTAAGGGCAGGTGCTATTGCAGCCATAACCCCGGTAATCGAAGGTATAAAAAAATTGGTGGCAGAAGAAAAACCAGTTTTAGGAATATGTAATGGTGCTCAAATATTATCTGAGGTGGGACTTGTACCAGGAGTATTCACCGTTAATGAAAACCCTAAATTTAACTGCCAGTGGACTCAGCTTAAGGTTAAAACAAACAGAACTCCTTTTACCCGGAGTTTTAAGAAAGACCAGCTAATAAAAATGCCGGTGGCCCATGCTGAAGGTCGTTATTATAATCCTGATCTGGATTTGCTTCAGGACCAGGATCAAATTGTTCTAAAATTCCAAGGTGAGAACCCTAATGGGTCTCTGGAAGGCATAACTGGGGTTTGTGATGAGAGTGGTTTAGTATGTGCAGTCATGCCCCACCCGGAAAGAGCATCAGAATCCATATTGGGTTCATCTGATGGATTAAACTTTTTTAAGGGAATGATAAATTATTAA
- the cobA gene encoding uroporphyrinogen-III C-methyltransferase: MVVYLVGAGPGDPELITLKAVKALEKADVVIYDRLANEEILKHAKGAKLIYVGKKAGEHYKSQDEINHILVEEAKNNSVVVRLKGGDPFVFGRGGEEVLTLLDEGLEVEMIPGVTSAIGVPTTIGLPVTHRGVATSFTVVTGHEDPTKKEKQVKWDYTADTVVVLMGIGQIKENTEELMKYRDPKTPVCVIENGTSPEEKIILGTLENIAQKEINPPALLVIGNVVDVFKQINQIK; encoded by the coding sequence ATGGTAGTATATTTAGTAGGAGCCGGACCAGGAGATCCGGAACTGATCACACTTAAAGCAGTAAAAGCACTGGAAAAAGCAGATGTAGTCATTTATGATCGTTTAGCTAATGAAGAGATTTTAAAACATGCTAAAGGGGCCAAATTGATATATGTGGGCAAAAAAGCAGGTGAGCATTATAAAAGTCAGGATGAAATCAACCACATCCTGGTAGAAGAAGCTAAAAATAACTCTGTTGTGGTCCGGCTTAAAGGAGGAGATCCTTTTGTATTTGGAAGAGGTGGAGAAGAGGTTTTAACTCTTTTAGATGAAGGATTAGAAGTAGAGATGATTCCAGGGGTTACCTCTGCTATTGGAGTACCCACCACCATTGGTCTCCCGGTTACTCACCGGGGAGTAGCCACATCTTTTACTGTAGTCACCGGACATGAAGATCCAACTAAAAAAGAAAAACAGGTTAAATGGGATTATACTGCAGATACTGTAGTAGTTTTAATGGGAATTGGTCAAATTAAAGAGAATACTGAAGAATTGATGAAATACAGGGATCCTAAAACTCCTGTATGTGTTATTGAAAATGGAACCAGCCCTGAAGAGAAAATTATACTGGGTACCCTGGAAAATATTGCTCAGAAAGAGATTAATCCTCCCGCACTTTTAGTTATTGGAAATGTAGTGGATGTTTTCAAACAAATAAATCAAATTAAATGA
- a CDS encoding uroporphyrinogen-III synthase: MKGLKGKKIVITRPAERATDSVEMVKSYGAIPIVTPTIELKDSKPEEMLKLCSIINELNWLIFTSPRAIESFFKYCNLNDAPGLKIAVIGPKTGEKLQEFGVKPHLIPEEYTAEGLLEAFEKIEIAGMKIGLPRTMVARYTLPHGLKNRGAEVILADAYKSEIPEDKSKIYELIDNILNHKIDIIMFTSPLTVKNLLKTAKDEGKEEVVDLLRNKEIIVAAIGPITKKVLDSYEIEPVMPDVYTFKDMLEKLAQVMDN, from the coding sequence ATGAAGGGGTTAAAAGGGAAAAAAATTGTGATTACCAGACCTGCAGAAAGAGCCACAGATTCAGTTGAAATGGTTAAATCTTACGGTGCAATCCCCATCGTAACACCTACCATTGAACTTAAAGATTCCAAGCCGGAAGAAATGTTGAAACTATGCAGCATCATTAATGAATTGAATTGGCTAATTTTTACGTCTCCAAGAGCCATAGAATCGTTTTTCAAATATTGTAATCTAAATGATGCTCCTGGCTTAAAAATTGCAGTTATAGGTCCTAAAACTGGTGAAAAATTGCAGGAATTTGGGGTTAAACCACACTTAATACCTGAGGAATATACTGCCGAGGGTTTGCTAGAGGCTTTTGAAAAAATTGAAATTGCAGGGATGAAAATTGGCCTCCCCCGGACTATGGTTGCAAGATATACACTTCCCCACGGTCTCAAAAATAGGGGTGCTGAAGTGATCCTGGCCGACGCATATAAATCAGAAATCCCTGAGGACAAGTCAAAGATCTACGAGCTGATTGATAATATATTAAACCATAAAATTGATATTATAATGTTCACCAGTCCTTTAACTGTAAAAAATCTCCTTAAAACAGCAAAAGATGAAGGCAAAGAAGAAGTGGTGGATTTATTGCGAAATAAAGAAATAATTGTTGCTGCAATTGGCCCGATTACTAAAAAAGTTCTGGATTCATATGAAATCGAGCCAGTTATGCCTGATGTTTACACCTTCAAGGACATGCTGGAGAAACTAGCCCAAGTGATGGATAATTAA
- a CDS encoding signal recognition particle subunit SRP19/SEC65 family protein, translating into MKTIIWPVYIDSKKSRKEGRKIPKKEAVSSPSLSDISRAARKLNLSPKTENNKSFPGSWYDNSGRVIVERGEISKREILLKISNMIKGTRS; encoded by the coding sequence ATGAAAACTATTATCTGGCCAGTTTATATTGATTCAAAAAAATCCAGAAAAGAGGGTAGAAAAATTCCAAAAAAAGAAGCTGTATCTTCACCTTCTTTAAGTGATATTTCCCGGGCAGCACGAAAATTGAATTTAAGTCCAAAAACTGAGAATAATAAGTCTTTTCCAGGGTCATGGTATGATAATTCAGGTCGAGTTATTGTGGAAAGGGGGGAAATATCTAAAAGGGAAATCCTTTTAAAAATAAGTAATATGATAAAAGGTACTCGTTCCTGA
- the recJ gene encoding single-stranded-DNA-specific exonuclease RecJ, with protein MTPILPEKMNKSFSKAQEMLKSAEDIKVYSHNDCDGISSGAILSSLLDRLDKEHEIEFISLDKLKDLKINNELTIFSDLGSGQSIDKISTSSSRILVLDHHPPLRSLNYNSKLSGRFLEINPLFYGIDGSYEISGGGMCYLLAKKFGFYNLSWIGVLSAVGDMQNTRTGKLEGINKSILQDATNHGLVDSAADLSIYGRQTRPLIIALSYFSDVTLPITNNKTEVILLLKKLGIDRRCDNRLRTLSDLTSDEKTRLFSELVKLLSREVPEKYIKYVPKLVTGDYYEFLNEEEKTPLRDASEFSTAVNACSRNKNPEVALDILKGDRVLAMDELERLTRKHRQYLAEKIRMIEDNELIVPLNNLQYFHGHGIKSEVVGTITGMVLSHGDWRKPIIGFSHVDNGEDLLKVSLRCSRLLAYDGIHFGHIIRKIASKVGGSGGGHAVACGAYIPSKNQDEFLKIFNSTLKGIIN; from the coding sequence ATGACTCCCATTTTACCTGAAAAAATGAATAAATCTTTTTCTAAAGCCCAGGAAATGCTTAAATCAGCAGAAGATATAAAAGTCTACTCCCACAATGATTGTGATGGAATAAGTTCCGGGGCTATTTTATCCTCTCTTCTGGACCGACTGGACAAAGAACATGAAATTGAATTTATAAGTCTGGATAAACTGAAGGATCTGAAAATAAACAATGAACTAACCATATTTTCTGATTTAGGCTCAGGGCAGAGTATTGATAAAATTTCTACATCATCATCCCGAATACTGGTACTGGACCACCATCCCCCCCTAAGGTCTTTGAATTATAATTCTAAACTTTCTGGAAGATTTTTAGAAATAAACCCCCTCTTCTATGGTATTGATGGTTCTTATGAAATTTCAGGAGGGGGAATGTGTTATTTACTTGCTAAAAAATTTGGATTTTATAATTTAAGTTGGATTGGTGTTCTTTCTGCAGTGGGAGACATGCAAAATACTCGCACTGGTAAATTAGAAGGTATTAATAAATCAATTCTCCAGGATGCTACCAACCATGGCCTGGTGGATTCTGCTGCAGATCTCTCTATTTATGGTAGACAAACCCGCCCATTAATTATCGCTTTATCCTATTTCAGCGATGTAACTCTCCCTATAACTAATAACAAAACAGAAGTAATCTTATTATTAAAAAAACTGGGTATTGATCGACGATGTGATAATAGATTACGTACCCTCTCTGATTTAACATCAGATGAGAAAACACGGCTTTTTTCTGAACTGGTTAAATTACTATCCCGGGAAGTTCCTGAAAAATATATCAAATATGTTCCTAAACTGGTAACCGGGGATTATTATGAATTTTTAAATGAGGAAGAAAAAACTCCATTAAGAGACGCTTCTGAATTTTCAACTGCAGTGAATGCATGCAGCAGAAATAAAAATCCAGAGGTGGCTCTTGATATATTAAAAGGAGATAGAGTACTGGCCATGGATGAACTGGAACGTTTAACCAGAAAGCACCGTCAATATCTGGCGGAAAAAATACGGATGATTGAAGATAATGAATTAATTGTACCTCTAAATAACCTGCAGTACTTCCATGGTCATGGAATTAAAAGTGAGGTGGTAGGTACCATTACCGGTATGGTTCTAAGTCATGGGGATTGGAGAAAGCCTATAATTGGGTTTTCTCATGTTGATAATGGAGAAGATCTTTTAAAAGTTTCTTTGAGATGTTCCCGACTTTTAGCTTATGATGGAATACACTTTGGCCATATTATACGAAAAATTGCCTCTAAAGTGGGGGGTAGTGGGGGTGGACATGCAGTTGCCTGTGGGGCGTATATCCCTTCTAAAAATCAGGACGAATTTTTAAAAATATTCAACAGCACTCTAAAAGGCATAATTAACTGA